The Halarchaeum grantii genome contains a region encoding:
- a CDS encoding mechanosensitive ion channel family protein, with the protein MTGVALPLQAGASTGNAVGDFLARYIDASYAGPVGKAITFLVAATVLYYVGKAVVLPLVSRVLERRGLDEHAKRPLRKVTSIVVLFVAVGVAFAFAGFGNILTAVATIGAAATLAIGFAMQDVLKNFVAGIFIYTDKPFKIGDWIEWDGNSGIVEDISLRVSRVRTFDNELLTVPNSNLTDGVIKNPVAKDKLRVQFEFGISYDDDIETATAIIVEEAEKRDDILDDPGVSVRLTQLGDSFVGLKSRFWIADPSRADFVRTRSEYVQAVKERFDEEGIDIPYPTRTLEGAVTVNGDAVDPEAFDAE; encoded by the coding sequence ATGACGGGCGTCGCGCTCCCGCTTCAGGCTGGCGCGTCCACCGGGAATGCAGTCGGTGACTTCCTCGCGCGCTACATCGACGCCTCCTACGCGGGACCGGTCGGGAAGGCGATCACCTTCCTCGTCGCCGCCACCGTCCTCTACTACGTCGGGAAGGCGGTCGTGCTCCCCCTCGTGAGTCGCGTTCTCGAGCGTCGCGGCCTCGACGAGCACGCTAAACGCCCGCTCCGGAAGGTCACGTCGATCGTCGTGCTGTTCGTCGCCGTCGGCGTCGCGTTCGCGTTCGCGGGCTTCGGGAACATCCTCACCGCCGTCGCCACCATCGGCGCGGCCGCGACGCTCGCCATCGGCTTCGCGATGCAGGACGTCCTGAAGAACTTCGTCGCGGGTATCTTCATCTACACGGACAAACCGTTCAAGATCGGCGACTGGATCGAGTGGGACGGCAACTCCGGCATCGTCGAGGACATCAGCCTCCGCGTCAGTCGCGTGCGCACCTTCGACAACGAACTCCTCACCGTCCCGAACTCGAACCTCACCGACGGCGTCATCAAGAACCCCGTCGCGAAGGACAAGCTCCGCGTCCAGTTCGAGTTCGGCATCAGCTACGACGACGACATCGAGACGGCCACGGCCATCATCGTCGAGGAGGCCGAGAAGCGCGACGACATCCTCGACGACCCGGGCGTCTCCGTGCGCCTCACCCAGCTCGGCGACTCCTTCGTCGGCCTCAAGAGCCGCTTCTGGATCGCCGATCCCTCGCGCGCCGACTTCGTGCGGACCCGCAGCGAGTACGTGCAGGCCGTCAAGGAGCGCTTCGACGAGGAGGGCATCGACATCCCCTACCCGACGCGCACGCTCGAAGGCGCCGTCACCGTCAACGGCGACGCCGTCGACCCCGAGGCCTTCGACGCCGAATAG
- a CDS encoding YhbY family RNA-binding protein yields the protein MADLRTKAHEADVTVWVGKAGIASVVDELDDQLGDRDVVKVKFLRASRGGTTTEELAEELAEKANAEVFETRGNTAVYTR from the coding sequence ATGGCTGATCTACGCACGAAAGCCCACGAGGCGGACGTGACCGTCTGGGTCGGGAAGGCCGGAATCGCGTCCGTCGTCGACGAACTCGACGACCAACTCGGTGACCGGGACGTGGTGAAGGTGAAGTTCCTCCGCGCGTCGCGGGGCGGGACGACTACCGAGGAGCTCGCCGAGGAGCTCGCGGAGAAGGCGAACGCGGAGGTCTTCGAAACGCGCGGGAACACTGCCGTCTACACCCGATGA
- a CDS encoding ribonuclease P protein component 4 translates to MTVAEERIERLTALAEAAARDGEYGRSREYVRLARRIAERNRLRLPRDLVRFTCDACNTYLIPGRNARVRLQDGHVVVTCDCGAQARYPYH, encoded by the coding sequence ATGACCGTCGCGGAGGAACGCATCGAGCGACTCACCGCGCTCGCCGAAGCCGCCGCGCGCGACGGCGAGTACGGGCGCTCGCGCGAGTACGTCCGACTCGCCCGCCGTATCGCCGAGCGCAACCGCCTGCGCCTCCCCCGCGACCTCGTCCGCTTCACCTGCGACGCCTGCAACACCTACCTGATTCCCGGGCGGAACGCCCGCGTCCGCCTGCAGGACGGCCACGTCGTCGTCACCTGCGACTGCGGTGCGCAGGCGCGCTACCCGTATCACTGA
- a CDS encoding glycosyltransferase family 4 protein, translating into MRTLDYLEFEDRLRGGIVTATRQQRKALRRQGVDVAESPWRAGDPVRSLGTAFAGLGYFDDYDVAHCNTIGPGSLAVARHAKREDVPLVLHAHTTGEDFAGSFRYSERAVPALKAYLKRFYAQADVVLCPSDYTRSVLESYPVDAPIRTVSNGVDVESLEGYESFREETRERFDLEGMVVFSVGEVFERKGLSTFCRLAERTDYDFAWFGHYETGAAASAEVTKWTQNPPENVTFTGFVEDKRMAFGAGDVYCFPTKNENQGIAVLEAMATGKPVVLRDIPVFEEFFEDGHDCLKCETEAEFRDALERLAAEPELRERLGANARETANEHSLARVGERLTDVYRALLNGEVPPESTEPMDG; encoded by the coding sequence ATGCGCACCCTCGACTACCTCGAATTCGAGGACCGCCTGCGCGGCGGCATCGTCACGGCGACCCGCCAGCAGCGCAAAGCCCTCCGCAGGCAGGGGGTTGACGTCGCCGAGTCGCCGTGGCGCGCGGGCGATCCGGTGCGTTCGCTCGGCACCGCGTTCGCGGGGCTGGGCTACTTCGACGACTACGACGTCGCGCACTGCAACACCATCGGCCCCGGGTCGCTCGCGGTCGCCCGGCACGCGAAACGCGAGGACGTCCCGCTCGTCCTCCACGCGCACACGACGGGCGAGGACTTCGCGGGCTCGTTCCGGTACTCCGAGCGCGCCGTCCCCGCGCTGAAGGCCTACCTGAAGCGCTTCTACGCGCAGGCGGACGTCGTGCTCTGCCCGAGCGACTACACGCGCTCGGTCCTCGAGTCCTACCCCGTCGACGCCCCGATACGCACGGTGTCGAACGGCGTGGACGTCGAGAGCCTCGAGGGGTACGAGTCGTTCCGCGAGGAGACGCGCGAGCGCTTCGACCTCGAGGGGATGGTGGTCTTCTCCGTCGGCGAGGTCTTCGAGCGCAAGGGCCTCTCGACGTTCTGCCGACTCGCGGAGCGCACCGACTACGACTTCGCGTGGTTCGGCCACTACGAGACGGGCGCGGCGGCGAGCGCCGAGGTCACGAAGTGGACGCAAAACCCCCCGGAGAACGTGACGTTCACGGGGTTCGTCGAGGACAAGCGGATGGCGTTCGGCGCGGGCGACGTCTACTGCTTCCCGACGAAGAACGAGAACCAGGGGATCGCCGTCCTCGAGGCGATGGCGACCGGGAAGCCGGTCGTGCTCCGGGACATCCCGGTCTTCGAGGAGTTCTTCGAGGACGGCCACGACTGCCTGAAGTGCGAGACCGAAGCGGAGTTCCGCGACGCCCTCGAGCGACTCGCCGCCGAACCCGAACTGCGCGAGCGCCTCGGGGCGAACGCGCGCGAGACGGCGAACGAGCACTCGCTCGCGCGCGTCGGCGAGCGCCTCACGGACGTCTACCGGGCGCTGTTGAACGGGGAGGTGCCGCCCGAGTCGACCGAACCGATGGACGGATAG
- a CDS encoding glycosyltransferase, whose translation MQPRVAAFTDTYLPTVNGATYTVRTWRERWQARGGRMDVVYPDADYEPDPGEHPVASLDFPFYEGYRLALPHTPRGVVTPDVVHAHSPFAVGLAGYRYARRQDAPFVVSYHTPTSEYVEYLAPDALVAPLERASERWERSFLDRADLVLAPSERTCAHVRDLGVTTPVEALSNGVDVEFFAPTESAAFRERHGLGDGPLVGYTGRHGYEKRLHDLVDAVAGLDATLVVGGDGPARDDLEARARERDVDARFLGFLDREELPAFYSALDVFAFPSPVETEGLVALEANACGTPVVGADAGALVETVDDGETGYHYPVGDVDAFRDAIRRALDERASLSEACVTRREEVSVSRAIDRLETAYARVLD comes from the coding sequence ATGCAGCCACGCGTCGCGGCGTTCACGGACACCTACCTCCCGACGGTCAACGGCGCGACCTACACGGTGCGGACGTGGCGCGAGCGCTGGCAGGCCCGCGGCGGTCGGATGGACGTCGTCTACCCGGACGCGGACTACGAGCCCGACCCCGGCGAGCATCCCGTGGCCAGCCTCGACTTCCCCTTCTACGAGGGCTATCGCCTCGCGCTCCCGCACACGCCGCGCGGCGTCGTCACCCCGGACGTCGTCCACGCCCACTCGCCGTTCGCGGTCGGGCTCGCGGGCTACCGCTACGCCCGCCGTCAGGACGCGCCGTTCGTCGTCTCCTACCACACGCCGACGAGCGAGTACGTCGAGTACCTCGCGCCGGACGCGCTCGTCGCGCCCCTCGAACGCGCGAGCGAGCGCTGGGAGCGGTCCTTCCTCGACCGGGCGGACCTCGTGCTCGCGCCGAGCGAGCGAACCTGCGCACACGTCCGCGACCTCGGCGTCACCACGCCCGTCGAGGCGCTCTCGAACGGCGTGGACGTCGAGTTCTTCGCGCCGACGGAGAGCGCAGCGTTCCGCGAGCGCCACGGCCTCGGCGACGGCCCGCTCGTCGGCTACACGGGCCGCCACGGCTACGAGAAGCGCCTGCACGACCTCGTGGACGCCGTCGCGGGGCTCGACGCGACGCTCGTCGTCGGCGGGGACGGCCCCGCGCGCGACGACCTGGAAGCCCGCGCCCGCGAGCGTGACGTCGACGCGCGCTTCCTCGGCTTCCTCGACCGCGAGGAGCTCCCGGCGTTCTACAGCGCGCTCGACGTCTTCGCGTTCCCGAGCCCCGTCGAGACCGAGGGCCTCGTCGCGCTGGAGGCGAACGCCTGCGGGACGCCGGTCGTCGGCGCGGACGCCGGCGCGCTCGTCGAGACGGTCGACGACGGCGAGACCGGCTACCACTACCCGGTGGGCGACGTTGATGCGTTCCGCGACGCGATCCGGCGCGCGCTCGACGAACGGGCGTCGCTCTCCGAGGCGTGCGTCACGCGGCGTGAAGAAGTGAGCGTTTCGCGGGCGATCGACCGCTTAGAGACGGCGTACGCCCGCGTCCTCGATTAG
- a CDS encoding DUF7490 domain-containing protein has translation MNAERALLGGATALVALSLVAALAVPGALAPPDRDRPPARIAYTEMTVAPTAVAGDTVTLGVTNYVTHDGGPARNVTVLTRAIDLESGFVATSATASLGTLTTGGERAPTATLTVERSGGYRIETVVYENGSRVATGHRSVRGVGALTPAYARSPIRFHEFAGGVIPTVAVAVREAGDERTTLDVAAHVTNTGGESEPVTVEYVARQADSNLVADRASVAVSDVASGHTVTPNATLAVPSDYNYYVDAILRKDGVIVDSTTAAANLDPSRTLSVNETTRDVELDVSDFETEREGGKPSRTTTETSGGTPGFGVPAALAALAGVALLARRWSA, from the coding sequence GTGAACGCAGAGAGAGCCCTCCTCGGCGGCGCCACCGCGCTCGTCGCGCTGTCGCTCGTCGCCGCCCTCGCCGTCCCCGGCGCGCTCGCGCCGCCCGACCGGGACCGCCCGCCCGCACGTATCGCGTACACGGAGATGACCGTCGCGCCGACCGCCGTCGCCGGCGACACCGTCACGCTCGGCGTGACGAACTACGTCACCCACGACGGCGGCCCCGCTCGGAACGTCACCGTGCTCACGCGCGCCATCGACCTCGAGAGCGGGTTCGTCGCGACGAGCGCCACCGCCTCGCTCGGCACGCTCACCACTGGGGGCGAGCGCGCCCCGACGGCGACACTCACCGTCGAGCGCTCGGGCGGCTACCGGATCGAGACGGTCGTCTACGAGAACGGCAGTCGAGTCGCGACCGGCCACCGCTCGGTGCGCGGCGTCGGCGCGCTCACGCCCGCGTACGCGCGGAGTCCGATCCGTTTCCACGAGTTCGCCGGCGGGGTCATCCCGACGGTCGCCGTCGCCGTCCGCGAAGCGGGCGACGAGCGCACGACGCTCGACGTCGCCGCGCACGTGACGAACACGGGCGGGGAGAGCGAGCCGGTCACGGTCGAGTACGTCGCGCGGCAGGCCGACTCGAACCTCGTCGCGGACCGCGCGAGCGTCGCCGTCTCGGACGTCGCGTCCGGGCACACCGTCACGCCGAACGCGACGCTCGCCGTCCCGAGCGACTACAACTACTACGTGGACGCGATCCTCCGAAAGGACGGCGTCATCGTCGACTCGACGACGGCCGCCGCGAACCTCGACCCGTCGCGCACCCTCAGCGTGAACGAAACCACCCGAGACGTCGAACTGGACGTCAGCGACTTCGAAACCGAGCGCGAGGGCGGAAAGCCGTCTCGGACGACCACCGAGACGAGCGGCGGGACGCCCGGCTTCGGCGTCCCCGCCGCGCTCGCCGCGCTCGCTGGCGTCGCCCTCCTCGCGCGGAGGTGGTCGGCGTGA
- a CDS encoding DUF2797 domain-containing protein, translating into MQFVGYRPSRPGDDAALRLASDGDLTRLILEPGTDLAYALGERRCAGTITEGRHVACANADAPYCRAHTSTWVCAKCTGECLKDEMDCHEAHAVYLAGFAPETVKVGVTREWRLETRLREQGADVAAHLRTVENGRIARELEADIAAEHGIPDRVRVPTKVAGLHESMDEAVWRDALADFDPVEVLELDYGFALDSQPVPEVLATGTVRGVQGRVCCLERAGTTYAVDLRDLVGHEARAEASGRDLQASLGAFS; encoded by the coding sequence GTGCAGTTCGTGGGCTACCGGCCGAGCCGACCCGGGGACGACGCGGCGCTCCGCCTCGCGAGCGACGGCGACCTCACTCGCCTCATCCTCGAACCCGGCACCGACCTCGCGTACGCCCTCGGCGAGCGGCGCTGCGCGGGCACGATAACCGAGGGTCGCCACGTCGCCTGCGCGAACGCGGACGCGCCGTACTGTCGCGCGCACACCTCGACGTGGGTCTGCGCGAAGTGCACGGGCGAGTGCCTGAAGGACGAGATGGACTGCCACGAGGCGCACGCGGTCTACCTCGCGGGTTTCGCGCCCGAGACCGTGAAGGTCGGCGTGACGCGCGAGTGGCGCCTCGAGACCCGCCTGCGCGAGCAGGGCGCGGACGTCGCCGCACACCTTCGGACGGTCGAGAACGGCCGGATCGCCCGCGAGCTCGAGGCCGACATCGCGGCCGAGCACGGCATCCCCGACCGCGTGCGCGTCCCGACGAAGGTCGCGGGCCTCCACGAGTCGATGGACGAGGCGGTCTGGCGCGACGCCCTCGCCGACTTCGACCCCGTCGAGGTGCTCGAACTCGACTACGGGTTCGCCCTCGACAGCCAGCCCGTCCCCGAAGTGCTCGCGACCGGGACCGTTCGCGGCGTGCAGGGCCGCGTCTGCTGTCTCGAGCGCGCGGGCACGACGTACGCGGTCGACCTCCGGGACCTCGTCGGCCACGAGGCGCGCGCGGAGGCGAGCGGGCGCGACCTGCAGGCGAGCCTCGGCGCGTTCTCCTGA
- a CDS encoding Yip1 family protein → MPSNSTVRRLLTDPNGFFAAKEDAEEWGLLRPALLVAATGVVGAASAYLMTSLVVSALPEDAQGVGAFIGVVGALGAFVGTVLIWGVLAVVFFALSALFDGEGSLKKTLAYVGWGYLPQLLGSVVSLALTYVGLRGLTPPSDASQYQAFVQQLQQRPIFLVSTAVGVVFLLWAGFVWTFALKHARDLDVRQAAISVLVPVGLYALYQLSSYLRL, encoded by the coding sequence ATGCCCTCCAACTCGACGGTCCGCAGGCTCCTCACCGACCCGAACGGCTTCTTCGCCGCGAAGGAGGACGCCGAGGAGTGGGGACTCCTCCGTCCCGCGCTCCTCGTCGCCGCCACCGGCGTCGTCGGCGCGGCCTCCGCCTACCTGATGACGAGTCTCGTGGTGAGCGCCCTCCCCGAGGACGCCCAAGGCGTCGGCGCCTTCATCGGCGTCGTCGGCGCGCTCGGTGCCTTCGTCGGCACCGTCCTCATCTGGGGCGTCCTCGCCGTCGTCTTCTTCGCCCTCAGCGCGCTCTTCGACGGCGAGGGGTCGCTGAAGAAGACGCTCGCGTACGTCGGCTGGGGCTACCTCCCGCAGCTGCTCGGCTCGGTCGTCAGCCTCGCGCTCACCTACGTCGGCCTCCGCGGGCTCACGCCGCCGAGCGACGCCTCGCAGTATCAGGCGTTCGTCCAGCAGCTCCAACAGCGCCCGATATTCCTCGTTTCCACCGCCGTCGGCGTCGTCTTCCTCCTCTGGGCGGGGTTCGTCTGGACGTTCGCGCTGAAGCACGCGCGCGACCTCGACGTCCGGCAGGCCGCGATCTCGGTGCTCGTCCCCGTCGGCCTCTACGCGCTCTACCAACTCTCCTCGTACCTTCGGCTGTGA
- a CDS encoding ABC transporter ATP-binding protein, translated as MAVIETRGLTKTYESGPETVDALVDVDFAVEEGEFVSIVGPSGSGKTTLLNMLGLLDQPTAGDLYVAGEDATALEERERTRTRKRFIGFVFQQFFLIPTLTAQENVEVPRLLEHDPHTAERAADLLTQFGLGERLDHTPDELSGGQKQRVAIARSLINDPRLVLADEPTGNLDRTTSTKILEEFQRICGEGVAVIAVTHDELLEEYVDRTVEIVDGELTR; from the coding sequence GTGGCCGTCATCGAAACCCGCGGCCTGACGAAGACCTACGAGTCCGGCCCCGAGACCGTCGACGCCCTCGTCGACGTCGACTTCGCGGTCGAGGAAGGCGAGTTCGTCTCCATCGTCGGCCCGTCCGGGAGCGGGAAGACCACGCTCCTCAACATGCTCGGCCTCCTCGACCAGCCGACCGCCGGCGACCTCTACGTCGCCGGCGAGGACGCCACCGCGCTCGAGGAGCGCGAGCGCACCCGCACCCGCAAGCGCTTCATCGGCTTCGTCTTCCAGCAGTTCTTCCTCATCCCGACGCTCACCGCACAGGAGAACGTCGAAGTGCCGCGACTCCTCGAGCACGACCCCCACACCGCCGAGCGCGCCGCCGACCTCCTCACGCAGTTCGGCCTCGGTGAGCGCCTCGACCACACCCCGGACGAGCTCTCCGGTGGGCAGAAACAGCGCGTCGCCATCGCGCGCTCGCTCATCAACGACCCGCGTCTCGTGCTCGCGGACGAACCCACCGGGAACCTCGACCGGACCACGAGCACGAAGATACTCGAAGAGTTCCAGCGCATCTGCGGGGAGGGCGTCGCCGTCATCGCCGTCACGCACGACGAACTCCTCGAGGAGTACGTGGACCGCACGGTCGAGATCGTGGACGGTGAACTCACGCGATGA
- a CDS encoding ABC transporter permease: MNPLYERFPWLLMARRNVARTPVRSALAALGIVIGVLAIASLGVFGTTLQYSVTQNLGDVGNDVTVSPAADTGERYLSDRDVRDIERAVTTETVVPVKQDRGVVTYGRQRTAVALYGIERPGRLFEARDGRIPSPLRSGVLVGSTLADSLDVHAGNSLSVDGKTYRVKAVLESQGGITALNPGGGLVVPPSAVDHAGYDQVVVRAESAATANASAQNIRERLNDRQERVSVFEYASLTSQISNVFGVVNTFLIGVGSISLVVAGVSILNVMLMSAVERRQEIGVLRAVGYQKRDVLIIMLAEAVLLGIVGGGVGVLLSMAAGLVINQVVLGDPLFTFSAANLGYFGAAFAFAFVTSLLSGLYPAWKAANRNPVEALRS; encoded by the coding sequence ATGAACCCGCTCTACGAGCGCTTCCCGTGGCTACTGATGGCGCGCCGGAACGTCGCGCGCACCCCGGTCCGCTCCGCGCTCGCCGCGCTCGGCATCGTCATCGGCGTCCTCGCGATCGCTTCCTTAGGTGTGTTCGGGACGACGCTCCAGTACTCGGTCACGCAGAACCTCGGCGACGTCGGCAACGACGTCACCGTCTCGCCCGCCGCCGACACCGGCGAGCGGTACCTCAGCGACCGGGACGTCCGAGACATCGAGCGCGCCGTCACCACCGAGACCGTCGTCCCCGTCAAGCAGGACCGCGGCGTCGTCACCTACGGCAGACAGCGGACGGCGGTGGCGCTGTACGGGATCGAACGCCCCGGGCGGCTGTTCGAGGCGCGCGACGGCCGCATCCCCTCGCCCCTGCGTAGCGGCGTCCTCGTCGGGTCGACGCTCGCGGACAGCCTCGACGTCCACGCCGGGAACTCGCTCAGCGTCGACGGGAAGACCTATCGCGTGAAGGCCGTCCTCGAATCGCAGGGCGGTATCACCGCGCTGAATCCCGGGGGCGGCCTCGTCGTCCCGCCGAGCGCCGTCGACCACGCGGGCTACGACCAGGTCGTCGTCCGCGCGGAGAGCGCCGCCACCGCGAACGCCTCCGCACAGAACATCCGCGAGCGCCTGAACGACCGCCAAGAGCGCGTCAGCGTCTTCGAGTACGCGTCGCTCACGAGCCAGATATCGAACGTCTTCGGCGTCGTCAACACCTTCCTCATCGGCGTCGGCTCCATCTCGCTCGTCGTCGCCGGCGTCAGCATCCTCAACGTCATGCTGATGAGCGCCGTCGAGCGCCGCCAAGAGATCGGCGTCCTCCGCGCCGTCGGCTACCAGAAACGCGACGTCCTCATCATCATGCTCGCCGAAGCCGTCCTCCTCGGCATCGTCGGCGGCGGCGTCGGCGTCCTCCTCAGTATGGCCGCCGGCCTCGTCATCAATCAGGTCGTCCTCGGCGACCCGCTGTTCACGTTCAGCGCCGCGAACCTCGGCTACTTCGGTGCCGCGTTCGCGTTCGCGTTCGTCACCAGCCTCCTCAGCGGCCTCTACCCCGCGTGGAAGGCCGCGAACCGCAACCCCGTCGAGGCGCTCCGGTCGTAG
- a CDS encoding SOS response-associated peptidase: MCGRYALFSDSETLAHRFDVTVAEYDPTYNAAPSQSLPVVTNDDPGVLQSFQWGLVPSWAGDADPGPINARVETAHEKPTFAESVETRRCLVPCDGFYEWREEGGTNQPYFFARADGAPFAMAGIWARYEPETKQTGLGEFADAGGPDQEADAVHSFAILTTEASGVVADYHHRESVVLSRTEETRWLDGDLDVRERENALDVSAHPVSRAVNDPANDRPALVERV; the protein is encoded by the coding sequence ATGTGCGGCCGCTACGCGCTCTTCAGTGATTCGGAGACGCTCGCCCACCGCTTCGACGTCACCGTCGCGGAGTACGATCCGACGTACAACGCCGCGCCCTCCCAGTCGCTCCCCGTCGTGACGAACGACGACCCCGGCGTGCTCCAGTCGTTCCAGTGGGGCCTCGTGCCGTCGTGGGCGGGCGACGCCGACCCCGGCCCCATCAACGCCCGCGTCGAGACGGCGCACGAGAAGCCGACGTTCGCCGAGAGCGTCGAGACGCGGCGCTGCCTCGTCCCCTGCGACGGCTTCTACGAGTGGCGCGAGGAGGGCGGCACGAACCAGCCCTACTTCTTCGCGCGCGCGGACGGCGCGCCGTTCGCGATGGCCGGCATCTGGGCGCGCTACGAGCCCGAGACGAAACAGACCGGCCTCGGGGAGTTCGCGGACGCCGGCGGACCGGACCAGGAGGCCGACGCCGTCCACTCGTTCGCGATCCTCACCACCGAGGCGTCCGGCGTCGTCGCCGACTACCACCACCGCGAGTCCGTCGTCCTCTCGCGCACCGAGGAGACGCGCTGGCTCGACGGCGATCTCGACGTCCGGGAGCGCGAGAACGCGCTCGACGTCTCCGCCCACCCGGTCTCCCGGGCGGTGAACGACCCCGCGAACGACCGGCCGGCGCTCGTCGAACGCGTCTGA
- a CDS encoding lysylphosphatidylglycerol synthase transmembrane domain-containing protein — protein MLDNRRQAAGVGFLAAALLLAGLFWYVGAAEVFAELADADLGLVALVGAMAVAWLCAWTVVLRTVLGALGQTLSVRDSLLVYAAATFANNVTPFGQAGGEPITALLISDTADVEYERGLATIASTDALNFVPSILLAVLGVAYYATQVGLTGRLETVATGVLVLAIAAPALLAVGWRYRYTVEASLLGASAPVLARLDAALPWLSPPTPAGVKARIEGFFHAIERIATSPRRLALALGFSAAGWLCQAVGLWVAFRAFGAAIPIYIALFVIPIGTIASASPTPGGLGAIEAVHVLLLTGATPVPASTVAAVVAVHRVGGFLLTTSLGGGAAAYLWSVDRRVEPSAD, from the coding sequence ATGCTCGACAACCGTCGTCAGGCCGCCGGCGTCGGGTTCCTCGCGGCGGCGCTCCTGCTCGCGGGGCTCTTCTGGTACGTCGGCGCCGCCGAGGTGTTCGCGGAGCTCGCCGACGCGGACCTCGGCCTCGTCGCGCTCGTCGGCGCGATGGCCGTCGCGTGGCTCTGCGCGTGGACGGTCGTCCTCCGTACCGTCCTCGGCGCGCTCGGCCAGACGCTCTCCGTCCGCGACTCGCTGCTCGTCTACGCGGCCGCGACGTTCGCGAACAACGTCACGCCGTTCGGGCAAGCGGGCGGCGAACCCATCACCGCGCTCCTCATCTCCGACACCGCTGACGTCGAGTACGAGCGCGGCCTCGCCACCATCGCGAGCACGGACGCGCTCAACTTCGTGCCCTCCATCCTGCTCGCCGTCCTCGGCGTCGCGTACTACGCGACGCAGGTCGGGCTCACCGGACGCCTCGAAACCGTCGCGACCGGCGTGCTCGTGCTCGCGATCGCCGCGCCCGCCCTCCTCGCGGTCGGCTGGCGCTATCGCTACACGGTCGAGGCCTCCCTCCTCGGCGCGAGCGCGCCCGTCCTCGCGCGCCTCGACGCCGCGCTCCCGTGGCTCTCGCCCCCGACGCCGGCGGGCGTGAAGGCGCGCATCGAGGGGTTCTTCCACGCGATCGAGCGCATCGCGACGAGCCCGCGACGCCTCGCGCTCGCGCTCGGCTTCTCGGCGGCCGGCTGGCTCTGCCAAGCGGTCGGGCTCTGGGTGGCGTTCCGGGCGTTCGGCGCCGCCATCCCCATCTACATCGCGCTCTTCGTCATCCCCATCGGCACGATAGCGAGCGCGTCACCGACGCCGGGTGGCCTCGGCGCTATCGAGGCCGTCCACGTCCTCCTGCTCACCGGCGCGACCCCGGTGCCCGCGTCGACGGTTGCGGCCGTCGTCGCCGTCCATCGCGTCGGCGGCTTCCTCCTGACGACGTCGCTCGGCGGCGGCGCGGCCGCCTATCTCTGGTCGGTCGACCGCCGGGTGGAACCGAGCGCCGACTAG